The following proteins come from a genomic window of Paenibacillus spongiae:
- the metH gene encoding methionine synthase: MTKLAIQEMLKQRILILDGAMGTMIQQRNLTDADFGGEDLDGCNEMLVLTRPDVIRDIHEEYLAAGADIIETNTFGATSVVLAEYNISDKAREINLAAAAIAKEAADKYATPEHPRYVAGALGPTTKTLSVTGGVTFDELIESYYEQAVALIEGGVDVLLLETSQDTLNVKAGSIGIRKSFETTGIELPIMISGTIEPMGTTLAGQNIESFYISLEHLNPISMGLNCATGPEFMRDHIRSLSSISRAAISCYPNAGLPDENGHYHESPESLARKMAAFAEQGWLNIAGGCCGTTPEHIRVMAETLADYAPRTQMGDHPPAVSGIETVYIEEDNRPIMIGERTNISGSRKFKRLIKEGKFDEASEIARAQVKGGAHIIDINLQDTDIDEDYAVREFLPQVVKKIKVPLMLDSTYDEIIELGLKYSQGKAIINSINLEDGETKFEKILPLIHRYGASVVCILIDERGQAVSREAKLEVAERSYELLVNKYGMNPEDIIFDPNMFPVGSGDPQYIGSAVETIEGIRMIKEKFPKAKTILGLSNISFGLPDAGREVLNSVYLYHCTKAGLDYAIVNTEKLERYASISEEDRRLAEDLIYNTNDDTLAAFVAAFRDKKVAKKEKASNLTLEERLASYVVEGTKEGLIPDLDLALAKYSALEVINGPLMAGMEEVGRLFNNNELIVAEVLQSAEVMKASVSYLEPFMEKNESSVKGKIILATVKGDVHDIGKNLVEIILSNNGYKIINLGIKVPPEQLIEAYRKEKADAIGLSGLLVKSAQQMVLTAQDMRAAGIDAPIMVGGAALTRKFANNRISPEYDGLVLYAKDAMDGLDIANKLMDPAHRRVYEEEQAAIKAAAAAVVEDNQQAAKVQSTVRSKVSTDAPVYQPPDLERHVLRNVPIPHIVPYINMQMLLGSHLGLKGRVDQLLKEGNEKALQMKEMVDGIIQEASTDGIIRAHGMYRFFPAQSSGNDVIIYDPQQPGREIKRFTFPRQQVDPFLCLSDYLKPVESGVMDYVGFLVVTAGEGIRELAEEWKEKGDYLRCHALQSVALEVAEGLAERVHHMMRDTWGYPDPDDMTMKQRLQARYQGVRVSFGYPACPNLEDQEPLFELMKPEDIGVELTEGFMMEPEASVSAMVFSHPEAHYFNVEKAERPERT; encoded by the coding sequence ATGACGAAGTTAGCTATTCAAGAGATGTTGAAGCAGCGCATATTAATTCTCGATGGCGCGATGGGAACGATGATTCAGCAGCGTAATTTGACGGATGCCGATTTCGGCGGGGAAGATCTGGATGGCTGCAACGAAATGCTGGTCTTGACGAGACCGGATGTCATACGCGACATTCACGAGGAATATTTGGCCGCAGGGGCCGACATTATTGAAACCAATACGTTCGGAGCGACTAGCGTCGTTCTGGCGGAATATAACATATCGGATAAAGCGCGCGAAATAAACCTTGCCGCGGCTGCGATTGCCAAAGAGGCGGCGGACAAGTACGCTACGCCCGAGCATCCGAGATACGTGGCAGGCGCATTAGGGCCGACGACGAAAACGCTCTCCGTTACGGGAGGCGTTACATTCGATGAGCTGATCGAGAGCTATTACGAGCAAGCGGTTGCGCTTATTGAAGGCGGCGTAGACGTACTGCTTCTGGAGACCTCTCAAGATACGCTGAACGTGAAGGCCGGCAGCATAGGCATTCGCAAGTCGTTCGAGACGACGGGCATCGAGCTTCCGATCATGATCTCGGGTACGATCGAGCCGATGGGAACGACGCTGGCCGGGCAAAATATCGAGTCCTTCTATATCTCGCTCGAGCACTTGAATCCGATTTCCATGGGTTTGAACTGTGCGACAGGACCCGAATTCATGCGCGATCATATTCGCTCATTGTCCTCGATCTCGCGGGCAGCTATCAGCTGTTATCCGAATGCCGGATTGCCGGACGAGAATGGGCACTACCATGAATCGCCGGAATCGCTGGCCCGCAAGATGGCGGCGTTCGCAGAGCAGGGCTGGCTCAACATTGCCGGCGGATGCTGCGGAACGACGCCGGAACACATTCGCGTTATGGCGGAGACACTAGCCGATTATGCGCCGCGTACCCAGATGGGCGACCATCCGCCCGCAGTATCCGGTATCGAGACGGTGTATATCGAAGAAGACAATCGTCCGATTATGATTGGCGAACGGACGAACATTTCCGGTTCCAGAAAGTTCAAGCGGCTGATCAAGGAAGGGAAGTTCGACGAAGCTTCCGAAATCGCCCGCGCGCAGGTGAAGGGCGGCGCGCATATTATCGATATTAACCTGCAGGATACGGATATCGACGAAGATTATGCGGTCAGGGAGTTTCTGCCGCAGGTTGTGAAGAAGATCAAAGTGCCGCTTATGCTTGATTCCACCTACGACGAAATCATCGAGCTGGGACTGAAATATTCCCAAGGCAAAGCGATCATCAATTCGATTAACCTGGAGGACGGGGAGACCAAGTTCGAGAAGATTCTACCGCTCATCCATCGTTATGGGGCATCTGTCGTCTGTATTCTGATTGATGAGAGAGGCCAGGCCGTATCGCGTGAAGCCAAGCTGGAAGTAGCGGAGAGATCCTATGAACTGCTTGTGAATAAATACGGCATGAACCCGGAAGATATTATTTTCGATCCGAACATGTTCCCGGTCGGCTCAGGCGATCCGCAATATATCGGTTCTGCCGTCGAAACCATCGAAGGGATCCGCATGATCAAGGAGAAGTTTCCGAAGGCCAAGACAATACTCGGTCTTAGCAATATTTCGTTCGGACTCCCGGATGCGGGGCGCGAAGTGCTGAACTCGGTTTATTTGTACCACTGTACGAAAGCCGGCCTCGATTATGCTATTGTGAATACGGAGAAGCTGGAGCGTTATGCTTCGATTTCGGAAGAAGACCGGCGTCTAGCCGAAGATCTGATCTATAATACGAATGACGACACGCTCGCCGCGTTCGTGGCGGCTTTCCGCGATAAGAAGGTGGCCAAGAAGGAGAAAGCGTCGAATTTAACGCTTGAGGAACGCCTCGCATCCTACGTCGTCGAAGGAACGAAGGAAGGGCTAATTCCCGATCTCGATTTGGCCTTGGCGAAATACAGTGCACTGGAAGTTATTAACGGGCCGCTGATGGCGGGGATGGAAGAGGTAGGCCGTTTATTCAACAATAACGAGTTGATCGTAGCGGAGGTGCTGCAGAGCGCCGAGGTTATGAAAGCCTCCGTCTCGTATCTGGAACCGTTTATGGAGAAGAACGAGTCGTCCGTGAAAGGGAAGATCATTCTGGCTACCGTTAAAGGCGATGTCCATGACATCGGCAAAAACCTGGTCGAGATCATTCTCTCCAACAACGGCTACAAGATCATTAACCTTGGCATCAAAGTTCCGCCAGAGCAGTTGATTGAAGCTTACCGGAAAGAGAAAGCCGATGCGATCGGTTTGTCCGGATTGCTTGTGAAATCAGCACAGCAGATGGTCTTGACCGCTCAAGATATGCGCGCGGCTGGCATCGATGCGCCGATCATGGTCGGAGGGGCCGCGTTGACCCGCAAATTCGCGAATAATAGAATTAGTCCGGAATACGATGGGCTTGTCTTATATGCGAAGGATGCGATGGACGGGCTGGATATCGCCAACAAGCTGATGGACCCGGCACACCGCCGCGTCTATGAAGAAGAGCAGGCCGCGATCAAAGCGGCGGCTGCCGCCGTCGTGGAAGATAACCAGCAGGCAGCGAAGGTGCAGAGCACGGTTCGTTCGAAGGTATCGACCGATGCGCCTGTCTACCAGCCGCCGGATTTGGAACGTCACGTGCTTCGTAACGTCCCTATTCCGCATATCGTCCCTTATATAAACATGCAGATGCTGCTTGGCTCTCATCTCGGCTTGAAGGGACGTGTGGACCAGCTGTTGAAGGAAGGGAACGAGAAGGCGCTGCAGATGAAAGAAATGGTGGACGGCATCATCCAAGAAGCTTCCACTGACGGAATTATACGGGCACATGGCATGTACCGGTTCTTCCCGGCGCAGTCTTCAGGCAATGATGTCATCATCTACGATCCGCAGCAGCCGGGCCGCGAAATCAAACGTTTCACGTTCCCGCGCCAGCAGGTTGATCCATTCCTCTGCCTGAGCGATTATTTGAAACCGGTCGAGAGCGGAGTCATGGACTACGTTGGGTTCCTCGTGGTTACGGCAGGCGAAGGCATTCGCGAGCTGGCTGAAGAATGGAAGGAGAAAGGCGACTATCTGCGCTGTCATGCCTTGCAATCCGTCGCACTTGAAGTTGCGGAAGGTCTTGCCGAACGTGTCCATCATATGATGCGCGACACGTGGGGTTACCCGGATCCGGACGATATGACGATGAAGCAGCGGCTTCAAGCGCGCTACCAAGGCGTACGGGTCTCGTTCGGCTATCCCGCATGTCCGAACCTCGAGGATCAGGAGCCGTTATTCGAGCTTATGAAGCCTGAGGATATCGGCGTTGAATTGACGGAAGGGTTCATGATGGAGCCAGAAGCATCCGTTTCTGCAATGGTGTTCTCCCATCCTGAAGCGCATTACTTCAACGTGGAGAAAGCGGAAAGACCGGAGAGAACGTAA
- a CDS encoding 1,2-dihydroxy-3-keto-5-methylthiopentene dioxygenase: protein MAEVRIRNTNERIQGEENVRSFLEKQEVLYEHWNPAKLPVSLQDKFVLSDEDKQQILTTFDSEIRDLAERRGYLTWDIIALSDDTPNLNELLVKFEQVHTHTEDEVRAITAGRGIFIIKGTDDVGYFDVELTAGDVISVPENKPHFFTLMDNRQIVAVRLFIEKEGWIAQPFDDPSFQKSNA from the coding sequence ATGGCTGAAGTCCGTATCCGCAATACGAATGAACGGATTCAAGGCGAGGAGAACGTACGCTCCTTTCTAGAGAAACAAGAGGTATTATACGAGCATTGGAATCCCGCTAAGCTTCCGGTTTCGCTCCAGGATAAGTTCGTCTTGAGCGATGAAGATAAACAGCAAATTCTTACGACGTTCGATTCCGAAATCCGTGACCTGGCCGAGCGCCGCGGATATTTGACCTGGGATATCATCGCATTGTCCGATGACACTCCCAACCTGAATGAGCTGCTCGTCAAATTCGAGCAAGTGCACACGCATACCGAGGATGAGGTCCGTGCCATCACGGCAGGCCGCGGCATCTTTATTATTAAAGGCACGGACGATGTCGGCTATTTCGATGTTGAGCTGACGGCAGGCGATGTCATCTCCGTGCCGGAGAACAAACCACACTTCTTTACGTTGATGGATAACCGCCAGATCGTAGCCGTTCGCCTCTTCATCGAGAAGGAAGGCTGGATCGCGCAGCCGTTCGACGACCCTTCCTTCCAGAAATCCAACGCATAA